In Apis mellifera strain DH4 linkage group LG1, Amel_HAv3.1, whole genome shotgun sequence, the sequence tttttttttttaacgaagatttttcgtaatttgataaatataaatgtaagttTATGATACATTCTCtagaaatatctataaaataatttgtacaatatgctatatttttctttgttgtcttttaaagaaaaagtaccTAATAAAGATTTCGTTAGATTCGAAAATcgacgataaaatattataagaatcttACCTGACATAACAGTCCATTAAATGTAGGAACAAGAAATTCCCCTTAGTGGTCCCTCTTTCCAAATTCGTTTCACTAGCAGACTAACGGTTGTCGTTCACGAATTGGACCGAAGGACACTGGTCCTGGCCTATTTCTGGCTCTGTTTGATTATACAAAGTTGatcgaatcaatttaaaatacagcaaaaattttataatcattttatagatatttttaaacacacatcattaaaaagtatttttaaaacttaagaaaaataaaaaaatattgttacctTTACCATAAAATTCTCTATAAGTTCGTATTAACcaaccaattttatttttcagatataatgattattcgatagaagaaattttttctttctctcgtacTGGTATatggtatttattttaacggaAGCTTTAAACTTGCTGCAGGTTGCGATGACATAATACGACAGCACAAGGCCGCCTGTCTCAGGGTCACCGCACTTTTGGCTTGCAACGAGTTGCTTTGGATCGGCACGAGCGCCGGCGTACTATTGACCGTGCCAATTCCCCATATAAAGCCATCCACTCAGAGGATGTCCCAACCACCGATCGTGACTGGTACGTATTGACGTCATGCTCAATCGTTTATAATCGCCGCTCATTGCTTCCGATATAATTAGAATCTGGCCACTGTACGAATTGCTTCGTGGCTTCGTCGCGAGTATTCGCGACGGATCGATCAATCATTCGCAAAATTCATCCCTCCTCGTATCTGTATCTGCGTAAACCAGCTTAATAAATTTCCGGAAACGGGACCTTTGACGTCGTTACCAGGCTACTCAATCtttgttacaatttaatttcgatatttgtgATACTCTGTTGCAAGAAAATCAGAGGGATAGATGTATTTCGGtcgtttttgaattattcgcACGAATTGTGCCACGTGTACGAGTTCGAGattcatttaaaatcgaaagagACGAGAAATTTGGAAGCGGATAGCACAAATGTTTTGTCGATTGGCAACAGATGCTTCTTGGATTCTGATTTTAAgacttattttgttttatttttcaggtATCCCTCATGGACACACCGGACACGTGCGTTTCCTCACTTGCGTGGAAACGATAACCCCGCCGAAACCAGACCCGCGTCCAAAGGTGAACAGATACTCTCTGAAATCTAACAAAGCGCAGCAGAACAATATCAATCGTGGAAAACTGTTGGTAATATCCGGTGGAGATGGTTACGAGGATTTCAGAGGTCCGCAGGCATCCGCCGAGCTGCAGGCTGGTCGCGAGGATTCGACCAATCATCTGTTGCTTTGGAAAGTGTGATCTGATCTGGTACGGCCCTCGGTAAGATCGATTGTTATCGTCAAATTGTTGTGCtcgattttatagatttatggTTTCAACGTTGAGATCATATGTACgtacaaatttcattattagaaatgtaaaactcgaaagaaacgaaagaaacttTATAGGATTTCTTGGACGATGATCCCATATCTCTTCATACCTTTTGCTACGACGTTCTTTTGATATTCTCGATGATATccctattttttcttcaatatatacGTTTCTATCATTGCAAAAGGTGAAATCGCAAAATATTGAcgtttcatttacatttttaacaaattccatttctaaaattctgattttacaGGTAAGGGCCGCATTTTACACGCATCGGCACGACATGCCGTGGGATTCATTGTTACGTGTGCAATTCACACGTAGTCGGGTCCATCATTGTCCGATCGTGACTGTTCAGGACGTGTTCGCCCGACGATTTTTCAGGGAACGCGGGAAGGTTCTCTGGTTGATTTTGGCCGAGTGGATCAAAACGAGGATAAGGGAGGTCCGTTATTATTAAGGTGCCAAGAAGCAAACCAGTCGTGGAACCAGTCTAGATACGTTTCTTCTCTGATCTTTACATCAATATCCGACGTAAATGATCGGATCTTTgccatataatttattcgactCTTGCAGGATCGTTCTGCGACAGAACTTCGAAAATCGGTTCGCTGAAATCGAGCTCAAAACCAGACGAATATCTCAAGCCGTCACCTTGCTTAGACTATCATCAAAAACCGTGAAAGTCTGATATAGATATCGCTTGAACGTGATCTGATCGTTTTGAATTTCGCAATTGATTTCAGAAAATCGATTCCACGTAAATTTGTACTTTTGCACCGGTTTGAAATAGAAAGAGTTGGCTTTCTCTCGATGACACCGGCAATTAATTCGTCGGCGACTGATGATGATCCAGTTCGATAAAGGAGAAGGGTATATACGGATGAATCGATATGTGATCGTATATACGCGTATTGATTCGCTCGCGTATTCCCTGTTGCgtcaaatgtataatattacacGTTGGAATTAAACGTTGGAAACGAAATGGATTATTACGATACCTGGAAGAGCGTTGAATCGAGCTTACACTACGTGACTATTGGcctaaaaatatcataaaacgtTAGAAGGGAGCTAATCGAGTTAAAAGTGCCAAAACGAATTTATCATTGTCCATCGATCGACGCCTCGCGCTCGACAAGTAGTAGACGCGCAATAACATAAcacgttttattaattattcaccgATCGTATGAGGGAATGTGTTCCATGTTTAATCGCTAATGGAATTCcagtgaaaattctttttctttctcctcgcaGCTCAGactggataaatatttaacctCGGCCGCGAGTCAATTTATTTCGGATTGGAACGTGataatattgttgttattgttagtCGAGGGAATTGGAATTTATATGGCTGGATAAGGGAGATTAGGGACGATCGAATGAACGTTCAACTGTTAAAAGGGaggcaaaattgaaatttgtatattggataaaatttttcgttcttccatagatatttttttatttgggcGAAAACGTTGTTgaagagaattattaaaagcatAAAAGAGATTGTAGATAgatcgaaattcgaataaagaagaatttcttcaAAGATAATCAATTACACTCGAGGAAAAATCGTTTTGTTCGTCTATATGTGTATTAAATGGTACAAAATTCGAGAGGCCAATTCGCATAGTTTCTCCCCTGCAGTACCTTCTTCACGGTACTTCTCGATAGTTATTAAGCTATTTATACACCTCCCGCGCGTTTTATTCGCTTCAATTTACAATTAGAGTAACGATCTGACTTTTTTACGAGTTTGAACGACGATTCGAGGATGTATCGATCATACGTAATTAAACATACAGCGTAtttgacaataattaattgatatcgaAATACTTGACGTAGTCTTACGCAAGACCAAGTGTTGCGTTCCACGATAGAGatctttgatttttatgatatttaatcgtATCTTCGATTTGCGCACTTTCGCCCTTATTGATTTTTCcaaattgattgatttgaaCACACGAGAGTTATTCGCATTCGCACGTCGATCGGTTCCTTGATAAACTAAGAAAGAAtcgcaaatttttcaaattttgcacTTTTAATACGATGATTCGTTTGAAAAACCGAGGACATTTTACAACTTCGGATGTTACTTTTTTGAATGTCGATTCACGAATCTTCTTCCATTCATTTTACCAACTTTAGATCTCTCACGGAGCCAACGTTAGGTGTTTTAGGGTATGTATACTTTGGGGGATTATTACGAAGCTGTTTGTTGATTGTAAgagatattgtaataaattacaatgaatttgTCATCCTTCGATcgtgaaaattgaaagagaatcGTATGGATgtgttgtttaaatatatatgcaaaaagaaaaaaaagcatgaaaaaaaaaacataaaaaaaaatgtaaaagtttGTTGAAATGTCTCCAAGGTCTGTTGTCGTTTTTTAATGGGAGAGCCGAGCGAACGATTCAAATGCTTCAAGACTGATTCGAATTACTTTAATGAATTCGAGGCTTGaagattggaaataaaaaaggcTTTTTTAAACACCATGATAAAATTCCTTTCtccattaattaatacttacacttaagacaaaaattttgaaatcttttcgataaataagatttttaatttccaatgcATACAGCCTTTTTTATATCCACTCTTCAATTCGTAATCGTACAAACATCCATCACATCCTGATCAAACATCGATATTCCGCCGAAAAAGATTCAATCAAGAATTTCTCTCTCGAcggctcgaaaaaaaaaaagaaacaaaaacgaTCACAAGATTCGCTCTACGATCAtcacagagagacagagacacCTTTTCGATgtgtacataataattaatgtcgACATACCTGTACGTGTGATAAATCATTGTTCGCAAGCCTATTCGAAACAAGGTAAAAATCTGTTGCTAGTGGAAAATCGTTGACCGCgtacggggggagggggggcttatattttgtttatcagTGTGATTTCTATTATCGTAGAGAGAGGCGTATATACAGTGTTTTCGCGCGTTTGAACTCGtgaatgaaattgaatggAATTGAGGAAAAGAGGAGATATATTTGCCTTCGACCTTGCGTTCGCCTCGCGAGAATCAATTTTCTCGCGAGACAATGTTTGGTGTCATATCGTTTCTTAAGTATCAGTGTGCTTGGGTGGGATGATGAATCGTGTGAAATGAGATGGTGGTCGTTTTCATTAGAAGAGTGCATCGAAGGAGTGGACGATTTTTTTGGTGATATTATGCATGTATTGAGAGGAGAGGACAATTGTTTCATCGTTAACGTAGTCGAggaatgatataaatgatgaaatttcgtTACGATTTGTGTATTTTGCGAGTGTGGAATTGaacaaagataattaattatagatcaTCGAGTAAAATGGGGTAGATCGAgtggaatggaaaaagaagaaaaaaaaaaaagaagtcgaattattatttattgtatagatACTTAAGGTATACGTGAAAGTACGCCAGACGTATCACCGATTGATACTTGTGTACGAATGAATCTGTGGTATATTTCTAGTGTGCAATACAACTAAACATAAAAGGTGTCATGTATTCAGCAACGATCGCGTCCGTAAgttattgattaattgttGTTAAGTGTCTAGAAGCAAGAGAATACGTAATTacgtatgaaatatatttgtattatatgtactccttccttttcattcttatttcGTTCTCTTCTTCGGATCCTTCTTCACGTTTTTCACACTCACTTTCATTTACGAACAgtagaatcgaataaaatcgtGTCTAATGTATAACATTTTAGAAATCATTTTGGATCGATTATTTGtcagaatattgaatattgacgGAAAAATAAAAGCAGAATTACGTTACGTtgttcaaatgaaaaatttgaatttgaatattagaatatgtatttaaaaaaaaatgattaaaatttattaataatattacatcgaTACAATAGAAGATGATAAGATATTTATGAGTTACACTGGCTGCAGTGATAAAGTCAGTAACAATTCATGGTAACGTCATGTTAATCACAAGATTATTGATTAATCTATTTGTATACATAAGTACTTTTATCAGTGTATAtctttatagaaaagaaaaagatatatataatgctcttctttcttaaattctattttacggAATTACATTGTACGGTAAAAATATgcctttaatatttaatactttggtAAATGTCCATTCTTTGCTCTTTCATCGTAAATTACTGTGCACGCttgcattattttattgactagatattatttattcaattgtgATAGAAATGTGTGTCGATACTCTTGCATCATTGATGATTTTTCGTTGATTTAggtttacttaaaatatacttCTTAATACTACTTAAttggtattatatttaattatgagtATACTCTTATATAAGAAGAACATTTTAAGtcgatttttacaatttcttttttcaaaatacccggttgaaaaaaaaacgacaacTCAACTCTCACTTGCAAACTGCAAACGAGTAGAGTCTTCTGTATTTTACTAGAAATCGGGTATTTTGTATAGAAtcttgaatgaatttttacaaaattaataaatggtaAATACGACACACGCATCACACATTGCGATGATAATCTCTTGGAATGCTGTTTGctcttacttttttaatacaattcagtaacaaaaaaacaaaataagaacCTCAATTTCGATACATGATACTCGATATATATCTCTTCACAAATTTTGTGCaatccatttttaatataaatgatatgatacgtgatatatttttctttttctttctcttaagagtcaattaataagaagaatattaaagatatatgaaattaCAACGAATAAAATGATCTGTACAATGGATCATATACAGTGACatggaaattgaagaaaagaaacaagaacATTCGAACACGTGAATTGTACACGAAAAATCAGCGAGGTATCAATCTCAACGCACCTGATTCTGTTCCTCAAGGACTCACTTaatataatcttgaaaattcCTCGGAGGAAACCATTCCACTGAGATACTTGAACAATAATCAGTATCCTTGGATTCATTCGAGGTAAGAAATTTCACATTTGAATGTATCTTGtctcgattaaaaaagaaaaaaagaaaaagaattctaaatCTTGTCAGATGAATAAAATGGATCCAAGGATACGAAagagtattaataataataataataataataataacaataaaaaagaagaagaataaagtgAAGGATCAAATACTCTTCTGATCATTAGCCAAAAcaagaattcttaaaaaatttcgcgatatcaatttcgataatatttttctctgtgCCTTGAGTACATAATTTTCGgctcgatcgaatttcgtttaatcgtATGTGTACCGAGCGAAGATCTTCCAACGTTCTCGAAGAGTGTGCAGCTCAAACCTGGCTACCATCGTGACTCTTGAGCCGTTTCAGGAAGATCATTCGCTGAAGCCTGTCTCAGACCGACACCGCCACTAAAGGAGGATCGTGTTCCTCGCTGACGGGTGTTGAGGGTGCCTCGGTGATCGGGGTCGACGGATCACCACTGCTGCCCTGGTGGTCTGTGGTACCTGTCAGGTGTTAGAGAGTCCATTTCAATCGGTGATGGAATCATGAACATCGAATCTAAGATCTGATAAGAGGAATAATACCGCTCCACGCCAAAAGTTGTTAATCTATCTATCTGATCGGTATGATAATTGCATTTCAGATCACTCGTTAGATGAgaaaagattaagattaaaattattcttttttcaatttcttttggcAAAGGAGAGTACGATGAATTAAAACGAATCAAGGATGACAAGATtagaaaatagattataatagaTCACATTGTTTAGAAGATGAAGGAATGGATATTGCAATATTGATTACGATAATGAGGATATTATAagtcacgatggaatacaaaaTGATTAAGGAATGAGGGTGATGTGTTACGTGAAGATTCAACGAACGATGAATTCTTTAAggatcgattcaattttcgattcaaAGTCTCGTGTAAAAGTCTCCTCTGATTGTAGCTAGACAACGAAGGAATCATCGAGAAGTAATCCTTCCCTTTATGCATCTTTACTGTGTACATAGACCTTTTCATTTCCTCGTTGCACGTGCCATTAAACAATCGTATAATACGTGATTCCTCAGATGAATACACTTAGAAGTTATGTTACACCTTGGAAACCAGAAGTAAATGGAGTAACCATCCttcactttgtttttttttttttttagttcgatctttcaaaattaagaCAATGGTTAATTGGAAAGGTTCGATTGTAGAATGTAGAATAAGTCACGCAATTGCGACGAGTGGTATCTTCtgtttatttcaatatgaaaataatgttaagACAATAATTAgctaattaacaaaattaacaaaattaatgtatattattattaacacagtattaaatattatatatagctaatatattgttaattaacacCGTATAATATTGAATGGAAATGAATATTGCGCACGATCAATCTCATATCTCTACGCGATCGGTCCCACTTGCGTGACTAATTGTTCCCATCTCCTCTAAATACGAAAGTTGGGTTTCGGATTGACCAGACTCACCATTGAACGAGCTCGACCGGCTTCTTGCTGGCCAACAGATCTTGCACAGGGGTTTCAGAAGGCGGAATCTCGGCCGTGGCATCCTTAACAACACGTAAATGTACGGATCCAGGGTGAAGTGAATGCAAAGGAGCACGTCGGCGGCCAGGTGAAATATACGAATCAATTTTCGCGCGAGTATCGCCTTCTCTGGCAACTGCATCGCGAATTGTGCCAATGGAATGGAAATCTGTCGAAACAAAGCAgcgattatttttgttaaccAATGCCTTTCTATTGTTGTCACTTGACTCTAACAGATTTGCAATTCTATTGTGTTTTTGCGGGGAATATAAATGCGCCATTAGTGATTTTATTTCGTGATATTGCCAATTATCGATGCAACaccattacaaaatataatagatctGGTTGACggtattttatgataataaaattgtgaatttatcaattaatgatACAATCTCGCTTGGTAGAAAACATTCTTTAAAatgtatagatttttttacacGTTTTGATCGtcgtttgtttttatattcatcgatgaaattttcaatcttaaaaaaaaaaatattctattttaaataatggaatatcAAGAGTAGTGCTATTAAATCGACAAATAAGGACAATTATCTTACAACTTGTGACacgtttcaattaataaaattaaaaattccattgatCACGTCATCGTTCATCTGGAAATTCGGTTCGTCTAATCGAATTACGAAATACATACAGAGAAACAATGCCCCGAAATCAAGCCTTACAATTAAGTAAGAATGATTACAATCGTTAGAATGAAAAGTGTCACGGTCACGGATAGTATCAACATCTCCTCAAGCCCACGCGATAAAGGTCAACGACAGAAATACACTGTCGCCGAATGAAAGAGCGCggtggaaaattttcattcgacaTTTCTCGAAATCTTTCCACATCCTGTTCTGTTCTGCAAAACCATTATCGATCGTACGTGACGATATTCCAAACTAAATCAATCGCGTTTAACCTTCGTCCTGGGTGCCGGAAATGCGTCACGTTCGCAATTTTGCGCGAGCTAATCGTTACATTATTTTCCGTCGTTCGTACGCTTTCGAggcgctcgctcgctcgctcgagaGGAATAACGTGAATAACCCGAGTTGCAAAAGTTCAGAGGAGAGACGCAAACGTGAACCTGCGCGACTCGAATTGTATGGTATGTAGTAGAAATCGGGGGAAATTTACACGTAGCGCGAGGAAAACGCTTTGGAATAAGATGCTGAGCGGATAAGGAGATGGAAATGGGGGAATGCTCGTGAGTATGCAACCGCCGTATCACCGAGTGCATTGTTCGAGGCGATTGTATTCTTGCCGGCAGGATACATACATCGTGATtacatcgaattaaaaattcaggaATGCGGGAGCTTGAAGCAATGATAATGATCCCCTTCGGAATTACACGAAATATTCTCAATTTGCGAATCTTGTGCCTTCttcgatgatttattaaatactattttgAATActgtaattcaatttttatgtgCAATTATCCagaatttgaatttagaaAGAACTCGGTCGAAGAAaacttaaaattctttaattctttttacaaattttttagtgAAAAACTTTGGCGttggttattattttatataaaaatatatatacaatatttctgGAGAATTTGGAAAGAGAATAGtacgaaattttcattttttaaaatgatcttaatattatagaacGAGGAGGTACGTTCTAACGGTGTTTTATACGTCTTTtcactattaaaatatttaaatatatgcttTCTTTAATCAAAGCTAAATAAAGATTCTATTCTGAATCCATCGGTATATTTAGCATGAGGGTTACCACATTAGCATGACGgttccttttatttctttcatccaAGGAAGTAATTAACATCAATTAAcgttttacatattaatcGCACTTGAAgggtttgaaattgaattaaatatcgttcgatcgaCGAATTATTAAATGGGTGCCTTAAGGACGATACATGGTgcggaataaaaaatatcgattcacTTTTAAAATCTCGTCACGGCGGATACGATGGcaaattttatcgatgttTCGACGACGTAGGAGCAAATGCTATCATCAAATAAATCTCTAGCAACCGCGTCACGTAAACGCTATTGCTTCCATAAAAGAACCGGAAACTCCTCTCTCATAGACTCTCATTTCCTTCTCGAAATGTCATTAATATAtcgttaattatgaaaatataaaatcactgcttttatttcgataattaaacaaCCATATTGAAAGAATTCGCCAATCGtaacaattgataaattgagatatagaattaatataaaataccaaatctttctcgatctttctttcaagcaaatttttaatttaaacgtttaaatttaaacttttctctACTGaaagaatacaataaataataagatttctcTAACGGACGAACGTATTTATCCAAACTATTCGAAAGCGGATGGATTGGAAGTGGCGCATTTCACGAATTCTAATTAGCTTGCCAAAAAGACACGAGCTTCGTTTAATTGGCGAAGGCGTTCCGGCTGGGAGgaattaattcaatcaattacttccatcgatcgatcgcttACCATTTGCGGCATCCAGCATACGACGAACGATATCGATAGCACGGCCATCAATCTTGCGAATGCCCTTTCCTCGGCGGTGGTGACGATTTCCGGCGCTGGCCCCGTCACTGTCAAAAGTGGTTTCGCCCTCGAGGAGGATCTCGTTACTCGCCTGAGGACGCCAGCTTTACGACTTAGCCTGCTAAGCGCCCTGGAAACGGCCAGATTGCACCAAACTATCGACAGGCAGAGACCCGTACCTAAGAaccattaatatttacaagataaaacaatcaattttcaatctctgtttcgtcgaattaaaaaacgtaatacctttgtaaaaattttgaaaagaagaaaaggagaatcAATTAgataactaaataaaataaagttttcgaAACTAATTTTTGTACACAAAACAAGTTGTacacaaaattatcattacgaggtataaatctttttttaattttcttttgttcgaAACGGATGTGAGGTTAATGATTGACGGTTCAAGGTTCCAAGGTTTGGCCGCGTTTAAATTGCGATACGGTAGTCGAGACACGTTCAAGGATTTATCGATCGCAATAATGTTCTATACTCACCGAAAACGAACCAAACATACGCGTAAGCGATGTCAGCTGGCTCGGTGGCTTCCCTGTATCGTACGCATCGTTCACCTTTGTAGTACACGCCAAAACCCATCATTGGCATACTTGTCAATGCCAGGGCGACCAACCAGAGCACCAGCATGCAACGTACAATCATTGGGTACGTCACCTGCTGGAGAACACATGGGTGTCACAGATTGAGTAGCACAATAATCggggaataatattttgtgagaaataaataaattagaattagttAGAATCTTCAGTGAAGTTAGCAGTTAAACTTATATAACttgtatatattctattcgtGTCTTATTCCtgaatttaagaaagaaatttaatatttttattaattaacgaagaagattgtatatacttatatcgttttattgatttttttttattattgtgttAATTAGTGATGCCGAGGAACGaattaaattggattaaatGAGGGATGGAAGAGGACTAAGTTGATATATCTTCTCTGATGAAGTTGATACATTTACTATTGATTGTATTCCttaagaaagaatagaaaatgagataaaaaagaCAACAaccatattaaattaataaatatacaattaccAATTAAAGGAATAAACGTATAAATTTATCTGGTAACGATACTACACACTTTCTACTTATAATCAGCGCAccaaatttttgattgaaagaAACAGCTGCATATTAcacaaatagaattaaataatatttttgattagacCGAGCCACGTGTTTATTTTGGACACGAAATCCCATCGATCATTGCTCAACGCAAAGTCAATGAACTTCGATGATGACGCGTGGCGAAAAACAGACGAACCAAATTCGATTCTAATAGAGCGCCAACGATTGTTATAATGAGTAATTGAATTGAGAGAGCCATCCGGTTGGATCGAAAACCAGACAGAAACTTATGAATggggattaaattttatacacattt encodes:
- the LOC724237 gene encoding prostaglandin E2 receptor EP2 subtype isoform X1 codes for the protein MSLTSTEIWNETLPMINSTRIAPLLISHPVLMSKRHVTFAAQVVLTLVYITGVIGNISALVILFHRDKRRNRKHLLMLRCLAINDLVALLGMLVQMYITIYVGSVISTRGFCSLRVVWRLFGLFSGCVAIVMAAERWLALTRPFVYQKQVTYPMIVRCMLVLWLVALALTSMPMMGFGVYYKGERCVRYREATEPADIAYAYVWFVFGTGLCLSIVWCNLAVSRALSRLSRKAGVLRRVTRSSSRAKPLLTVTGPAPEIVTTAEERAFARLMAVLSISFVVCWMPQMISIPLAQFAMQLPEKAILARKLIRIFHLAADVLLCIHFTLDPYIYVLLRMPRPRFRLLKPLCKICWPARSRSSSFNGTTDHQGSSGDPSTPITEAPSTPVSEEHDPPLVAVSV
- the LOC724237 gene encoding prostaglandin E2 receptor EP4 subtype isoform X3, yielding MSLTSTEIWNETLPMINSTRIAPLLISHPVLMSKRHVTFAAQVVLTLVYITGVIGNISALVILFHRDKRRNRKHLLMLRCLAINDLVALLGMLVQMYITIYVGSVISTRGFCSLRVVWRLFGLFSGCVAIVMAAERWLALTRPFVYQKQVTYPMIVRCMLVLWLVALALTSMPMMGFGVYYKGERCVRYREATEPADIAYAYVWFVFGTGLCLSIVWCNLAVSRALSRLSRKAGVLRRVTRSSSRAKPLLTVTGPAPEIVTTAEERAFARLMAVLSISFVVCWMPQMISIPLAQFAMQLPEKAILARKLIRIFHLAADVLLCIHFTLDPYIYVLLRMPRPRFRLLKPLCKICWPARSRSSSFNEPEIGQDQCPSVQFVNDNR
- the LOC724237 gene encoding prostaglandin E2 receptor EP3 subtype isoform X2; this translates as MSLTSTEIWNETLPMINSTRIAPLLISHPVLMSKRHVTFAAQVVLTLVYITGVIGNISALVILFHRDKRRNRKHLLMLRCLAINDLVALLGMLVQMYITIYVGSVISTRGFCSLRVVWRLFGLFSGCVAIVMAAERWLALTRPFVYQKVTYPMIVRCMLVLWLVALALTSMPMMGFGVYYKGERCVRYREATEPADIAYAYVWFVFGTGLCLSIVWCNLAVSRALSRLSRKAGVLRRVTRSSSRAKPLLTVTGPAPEIVTTAEERAFARLMAVLSISFVVCWMPQMISIPLAQFAMQLPEKAILARKLIRIFHLAADVLLCIHFTLDPYIYVLLRMPRPRFRLLKPLCKICWPARSRSSSFNGTTDHQGSSGDPSTPITEAPSTPVSEEHDPPLVAVSV